CCGGCTTCATCTGCAGGAAGATTAAAGGGATCCAAGGGAGGCTAACCAGAGGTAAGATTGCATTTTCATGACCAACTTTTACAGTCTTATCGCTCCTGTTATTATCCTTGTTACATTGGGCTACGCTGCGAGTCGTGTGTGCCCTTTGAGTATGAAGTTTGAATGAAATAGAactacataaacaaacacacgAATGCAAGTTACGCTATGTGTTTCCAGTGTAGCCTAAATATCAAATACTAATGACGTATTAAATGATTTAGatgactacatttataaaaataatacatttttgtttttctggtggTAATGTtgtttattacatatatatataatatatatatatatatatatatatatatatatatatatatatatatataaagatgtgcGAATTATCTTGGAGTTTTAGTAGTGAGGAATAAGAATAGATGATATACTATGTAGTGTTAACTGTCCACTTTGCGTGTCTCCGCTCGCAGATGCGGGTCGTGGAGAGGTGCAGTTCCTCGTCAATCCAGACGTGGGCGCTCTGCAGATTCAGAGGGCTGAGCTGCACGTGCAGATCTCGAACCCGGACCGGGTGCGAGTGGAACCCGTGCTGACTCTCCAACACGCGGACGACCAGGATGCCGTGAGCTCGAGGTAAGGAACGGGGTTAATTCAACAcgattcaaacagtattccattGGGTTCTGCTAAAAATGCATTGCTTCAAATAAGCAGAGAAAGCGGTGGTGTCCCACAAATGATAAACGACTATTGCAAATGATATTTACTATGTGTGTATTACTGTATAAACAAACAGCTGGACTTACTAATGAAATCCAGTTAGGTCTAAATAATATCTCAGagataagactccaattgcaaaGCAGCTTCACCCAGTCCAAGTTTTACTACAAGTATGATTAGCTACAGTGTGCAGATAGCATCTCAAGTGTCTCTTATTAAACGAAGAACCAGGACTCTCAGAAATGCGCTGAAAGCCTGTTTCCTTTACGTTTCAGGTACGTGGCTGTGATGAGAGAGGTGGTGTCCGACCTCACGCTGGACCTCGCCTTCCTGTTCCAGACCCTGAAAGATCTGCTGGGGCGAGGGAAAGGCCCCCAAACCCCAGAGCCACGCAGAGAGGGGGTCCCAGCAGGTGCAGCTCAGCCGGGGAGAGAAGGGGTGCTGTCGGTGATGCAGCTCTGGGGAGAGGGGGTCTCTTTGGAGAGAGCACAGACTTATCCACTCCAGAGGTCCGGCAGCCCTGGAGTGAGTCTGCGCAAAGTGAAAGGCAGGGGCCTCACCCCAGCACAGGGCAGCTCGCCAGGGGGCCTCACCCCAGCACAGGGCAGCTCGCCAGGGGACCTCACCCCAGCACAGGCATTGACTGAACTCAGCCTGACCGTCAACTGCTTCCTGGAGAAGACGCTCGTGTCCTGCACTGAGCATGGAGTCGCCATCCTCCCAGCACCCTTCATCACCATCGCTTACTGAGGGCAGCATTGctgttgttgtattattgttattgtcaGTGTAGcggacagtgctgtgtgatgcactgccgctGTGTGGATTCAATGAGATgggaggaggttaaaagctctaacgagtccggctcttttgcattgtggttaagatgctcattTGCAGTGAGTGGGGTCGTCGGGTCACTCCCAGCATCCACCCTGTTACAGCAGCCCGATTACTGCAAGACTAGGAGCCCAGTTCTATTCATTCTTAGGTCTGGGGGGACGGAACACACCATCCAGTgaaataatgatattattattttgcaataatcATGTTCTTTCCTAGAGATTGCCTATTCAGTCTCTGTGTTGTTACCGTGGGCATTGCATTGCACGCATTGtggctttgtatttattttttgctagctGAGATGTTAATAGGATTGGGTAGGAGCAGCTTGCGCAGAGGATCTGCTGGAGATGGAGCGTTGCTGGATTGATTGTGATTCATCGGGCTGCACAAGCTGTTACATGGAGTAATTCTGTGTCATAAGAGATTAAAACGTCTCTGAGTCATAAGCACTTCCGAAAAGAGATAACAGAGTGGTAGCTATCactatctgtgtttttttttcttctggtaaataaataattataaacataCCCGAAAGATTATAAAGTGTACtaataatggttacatttgtatttttctattaacaaaaagaaaactggagcAGACATTCACTCCCCTAGTATTTACATTTTCAGTCATCAAAATGGACTACACTCCCACCTCTGTGTGAGAAAGGAGTTTATCAGAGTTGTAAGACAGAGGGACATGCAGGTAACGTGCTGATGAATAAAGCATGAAGCACTGTCCCCAGGCCCCTGCAGAGGGGACGAGGAGCTGGCAGGGGAGGACAGCACTGTGGTTCACTCCTCAGATCTGCTCTAGAGGGCTGTTTTTGTTCCATGTCACGGTCATTTTTGAAATAGGTGTACCTGCACTGtaacttttaaattatattgtaaaaagaTCAAACATTATTCTCGCTATTAACTTCAGGTTGGGTCCCTAAAATTAATGCTAGTCTACAAATCACCTTGCAATTCAAAGCAAACTGTGAGTTTATCTGTATTTGTGTTACTTTTCTGGTCTCAATAGCACAATGTGTTAAAAATTCAGTGTTAGTCACACTACTGTAGGGGGAGTCTAATGCAATTACAATGGATTCTAGTGCAGTTACAATGGATTCTACAGCAGTTATAATAGATTCTAGTACTGTTGCAATGGATTCTAGT
The Polyodon spathula isolate WHYD16114869_AA chromosome 22, ASM1765450v1, whole genome shotgun sequence genome window above contains:
- the si:ch211-170d8.2 gene encoding uncharacterized protein si:ch211-170d8.2; this encodes MIQASCYYLVLLSLRFAGGLPFHADRGRQISALSHTKEKAALDGARRFLDRGGIGAGHGGRGSFMDRPGKGGLFRVATDDSTKGHQQPRCVHMTEPWAVGRPGAASLPGDRLVYRLKIHVSSAAGQRQPIFPQRHLFQYLGEVYQCCKTGFICRKIKGIQGRLTRDAGRGEVQFLVNPDVGALQIQRAELHVQISNPDRVRVEPVLTLQHADDQDAVSSRYVAVMREVVSDLTLDLAFLFQTLKDLLGRGKGPQTPEPRREGVPAGAAQPGREGVLSVMQLWGEGVSLERAQTYPLQRSGSPGVSLRKVKGRGLTPAQGSSPGGLTPAQGSSPGDLTPAQALTELSLTVNCFLEKTLVSCTEHGVAILPAPFITIAY